Proteins encoded within one genomic window of Amycolatopsis nigrescens CSC17Ta-90:
- a CDS encoding SDR family oxidoreductase has product MRVLVTGATGRVGKVLVPALVKAGHQVRAMSRRSRPESGPVEWVVADLTTGDGLTAALVDVQAVVHLASAPYKGRYTGKVEVGGTERLLAAAGRAGVEHLIYTSIVGADQVPWGYFKTKVRAEEIVRAAPVPWTILRATQFHDLFDLALGGMSKLGVLIADPGVDGQTVDVRDVAERLLDQLERGPSERIEEFGGPEVLPMDAAARQWLRATGKRRPVLRLRLPGKLGRAFRGGHLVTEVRPAGTVTWARFLTERAERTH; this is encoded by the coding sequence ATGCGTGTTCTTGTGACGGGTGCGACCGGCAGGGTCGGCAAGGTTCTGGTGCCGGCGTTGGTCAAGGCGGGGCATCAGGTGCGGGCGATGAGCCGTCGGTCCCGGCCGGAGTCCGGGCCGGTGGAATGGGTGGTGGCGGACCTGACCACCGGTGACGGGCTGACCGCTGCGCTGGTGGACGTGCAGGCCGTGGTGCACCTGGCCTCGGCACCGTACAAGGGCCGCTACACCGGCAAGGTCGAGGTCGGGGGCACCGAGCGGCTGCTCGCCGCGGCCGGGCGGGCCGGGGTGGAGCATCTGATCTACACGTCGATCGTCGGTGCCGACCAGGTGCCGTGGGGCTACTTCAAGACCAAGGTGCGCGCCGAGGAGATCGTCCGCGCGGCTCCCGTGCCGTGGACGATCCTGCGCGCGACCCAGTTCCACGACCTGTTCGACCTCGCGCTCGGCGGGATGTCCAAGCTCGGGGTGCTGATCGCCGACCCCGGGGTGGACGGCCAGACGGTGGACGTCCGCGACGTCGCCGAGCGGCTGCTGGACCAGCTGGAGCGGGGACCGTCCGAGCGGATCGAGGAGTTCGGCGGGCCGGAGGTGCTGCCGATGGACGCGGCGGCCCGGCAGTGGCTGCGGGCCACCGGGAAACGGCGGCCGGTGCTCCGGCTGCGGCTTCCGGGCAAGCTGGGGCGCGCGTTCCGCGGCGGTCACCTGGTTACCGAGGTGCGCCCGGCCGGGACGGTCACCTGGGCCCGGTTCCTCACCGAGCGGGCCGAGCGGACGCACTGA
- a CDS encoding PadR family transcriptional regulator: protein MSATRLLVLGVVRMYGRAHGYQVRRELLTWSADKWANVQPGSIYHALKKMTSEQLLEQVDVEPGEGGPDRVAYRITAAGETEFHVLLGKALSSPRDNGHEISAAVTLMTTLPRKRVIGLLRQQLVRIESDRLSARLLAEDSSDWGQPPHIGELYRLWERHADASVGWLRELIERLEGGEYVMADDDGRAFGEPPDDSR from the coding sequence GTGTCCGCGACCCGGTTGCTGGTGCTCGGTGTCGTACGGATGTACGGCCGGGCCCACGGCTATCAGGTTCGCCGCGAACTGCTCACCTGGTCGGCCGACAAGTGGGCCAACGTGCAGCCGGGGTCGATCTACCACGCGCTGAAGAAGATGACCTCCGAGCAACTGCTCGAACAGGTCGACGTCGAGCCGGGCGAAGGCGGCCCGGACCGGGTGGCCTACCGAATCACCGCGGCCGGCGAGACCGAGTTCCACGTGCTGCTCGGCAAGGCGCTCTCCTCACCGCGCGACAACGGGCACGAGATCTCGGCCGCGGTCACGCTGATGACCACGCTGCCCCGGAAGCGGGTGATCGGCCTGCTCCGGCAGCAGCTGGTCCGGATCGAGAGCGACCGGCTCAGCGCCAGGCTGCTCGCCGAGGACAGCTCGGACTGGGGACAGCCACCGCACATCGGCGAGCTGTACCGGCTGTGGGAGCGGCACGCGGACGCCAGCGTCGGCTGGCTGCGCGAGCTGATCGAGCGGCTGGAAGGCGGCGAGTACGTGATGGCCGACGACGATGGCCGCGCGTTCGGTGAGCCGCCGGACGACAGTCGGTAA
- the rsmI gene encoding 16S rRNA (cytidine(1402)-2'-O)-methyltransferase has protein sequence MADVASRGGLVLAATPLGDPGDASARLVSALAGAEVIAAEDTRRLRALAAALGVTTTGKVVSFYEDVETSRLPKLLEALREGQTVLLVTDAGMPSVSDPGYRLVAACVAEDLPVTCLPGPSAVTTALALSGLPCDRFCFEGFAPRKTGEKAKWLAGLVDEPRTVVFFESPHRLAATLREAAEVLGGERRAAVCRELTKTYEEVRRGTLPELAGWAEDGVRGEITVVLAPAPPRSVRVADLVGEVADRVAAGERLKSAAAEVATATGVSKKELYDAVLAARRS, from the coding sequence ATGGCTGACGTGGCATCGAGGGGTGGGCTCGTGCTCGCCGCGACCCCGCTCGGCGACCCCGGGGACGCGTCCGCGCGCCTGGTCAGCGCGCTGGCCGGGGCCGAGGTGATCGCCGCCGAGGACACCCGGCGGCTGCGGGCACTGGCCGCCGCGCTGGGCGTGACGACCACCGGGAAGGTGGTCAGTTTCTACGAGGACGTGGAGACTTCGCGGCTGCCCAAGCTGCTGGAGGCGCTGCGCGAAGGGCAGACCGTGCTGCTAGTCACCGATGCCGGCATGCCCAGCGTGTCCGACCCCGGCTATCGCCTGGTGGCCGCCTGCGTGGCCGAAGACCTGCCGGTGACCTGCCTGCCGGGTCCGTCCGCGGTGACCACCGCGCTCGCCCTGTCCGGGCTGCCCTGCGACCGGTTCTGCTTCGAGGGTTTCGCGCCGCGCAAGACGGGCGAGAAGGCGAAATGGCTGGCCGGTCTGGTGGACGAGCCGCGCACGGTGGTGTTCTTCGAGTCGCCGCACCGGCTGGCCGCGACCCTGCGGGAAGCGGCGGAGGTGCTCGGCGGCGAGCGGCGGGCCGCGGTCTGCCGGGAGCTGACGAAGACCTACGAGGAGGTCCGCCGCGGCACCCTGCCCGAGCTGGCCGGCTGGGCCGAAGACGGGGTCCGCGGCGAGATCACCGTGGTGCTGGCGCCGGCGCCGCCGCGTTCGGTGCGGGTGGCGGACCTGGTCGGCGAGGTGGCCGACCGGGTCGCCGCGGGCGAGCGGCTGAAGTCCGCCGCCGCCGAGGTCGCCACCGCCACCGGGGTGTCCAAAAAAGAGCTCTACGACGCCGTACTGGCCGCTCGCCGCTCGTGA
- a CDS encoding DUF4185 domain-containing protein, protein MVRVIETSQVSVVTGAGSTSRTDERFGIHGTDLGIVWDGGDGRLYVLFGDTYGRGWGGDGGGPPEADWRCNVLAFSSTRELSAGLELDEVVAREDGGATQVIASGRGREATVIPNAGIAVDGRQYVHYMSVREWGPPGRWDTNYSGIAVSEDGGRSWHKPRSARWKNRRRRDHPFQIGAFARDSEYVYLYGTTNGRFDDAYLARVSPAELLNARAYRYWTPDGWVSDEYAAAPVFTGPVGELSVEYDVHFGRWLAMHLDEHRAAIVLRTAARPEGPWSEGEVVVSGQDYPGLYGGYLHPWALDGEDIYFLLSQWGPYNVYLMRARLAP, encoded by the coding sequence ATGGTCCGTGTGATCGAAACGTCACAGGTATCCGTGGTGACCGGGGCCGGTTCGACGAGCCGCACCGACGAGCGCTTCGGCATCCACGGCACCGATCTCGGCATCGTCTGGGACGGTGGCGACGGCCGGCTCTACGTGCTCTTCGGCGATACCTACGGCCGCGGCTGGGGTGGTGACGGCGGTGGCCCGCCGGAGGCCGACTGGCGGTGCAACGTGCTCGCCTTCTCCAGCACCCGCGAGCTGAGCGCGGGCCTCGAGCTGGACGAGGTGGTGGCGCGGGAGGACGGGGGCGCCACCCAGGTGATCGCCTCCGGCCGCGGCCGCGAGGCCACGGTGATCCCCAACGCCGGCATCGCCGTGGACGGCCGCCAGTACGTGCACTACATGTCCGTGCGCGAGTGGGGCCCGCCGGGGCGGTGGGACACCAACTACTCCGGCATCGCGGTCTCCGAGGACGGCGGGCGCAGCTGGCACAAGCCGCGTTCGGCGCGGTGGAAGAACCGCCGGCGGCGCGACCATCCGTTCCAGATCGGCGCCTTCGCCCGCGACAGCGAGTACGTGTATCTGTACGGCACCACGAACGGCCGGTTCGACGACGCCTACCTGGCCAGGGTCTCCCCGGCGGAGCTGCTCAACGCCCGCGCCTACCGCTACTGGACCCCGGACGGCTGGGTGTCGGACGAGTACGCGGCGGCACCGGTGTTCACCGGCCCGGTCGGTGAGCTGTCCGTCGAGTACGACGTCCACTTCGGCCGCTGGCTGGCGATGCACCTGGACGAGCACCGCGCGGCGATCGTGCTGCGCACCGCCGCGCGGCCCGAAGGCCCGTGGAGCGAGGGTGAAGTGGTGGTGTCCGGGCAGGACTACCCGGGGCTTTACGGTGGTTACCTGCACCCGTGGGCGCTCGACGGCGAGGACATCTACTTCCTGCTCTCCCAGTGGGGGCCGTACAACGTCTACCTGATGCGCGCCCGCCTCGCGCCTTGA
- a CDS encoding daunorubicin resistance protein DrrA family ABC transporter ATP-binding protein — protein sequence MIKARGLARRFTARGRTVEAVKGVDIDVAEGELVGFLGPNGAGKTTTLRMLTTLLRPTAGEATVGGCDLRKDPLGVRKRIGYVAQGGGTMPECKVIEEIELQGRLYGLSKADAHKRGAELTEQLDLVDLDQRLTKTLSGGQRRRLDIALGLIHSPKLVFFDEPTTGLDPQSRANLWEHIRRLRADYGVTLFLTTHYLDEADSLCDRILVIDNGELVAEGSPDSLKSRVSGDGVTIGVTAGHAAAAAEIAGKLDGAHEVTVLTGVSEVSETEDTLRFRVPRGDTAMPELLRALDSAGIGMVSMQVHRPTLDDVFLTLTGRTLRDAEAGSGKPAEEEAVNVA from the coding sequence ATGATCAAGGCACGCGGTCTCGCACGGCGGTTCACCGCCCGCGGCCGCACCGTCGAGGCCGTCAAGGGCGTCGACATCGATGTGGCCGAGGGGGAGCTCGTCGGCTTCCTCGGGCCGAACGGGGCCGGCAAGACCACCACGCTCCGGATGCTCACCACCCTGCTGCGCCCGACCGCCGGTGAGGCCACGGTCGGCGGCTGCGACCTGCGCAAGGACCCGCTTGGCGTGCGCAAGCGGATCGGCTACGTCGCGCAGGGCGGCGGGACCATGCCGGAATGCAAGGTGATCGAGGAGATCGAGCTGCAGGGGCGGCTCTACGGACTGTCCAAAGCGGACGCGCACAAACGCGGCGCCGAACTGACCGAGCAGCTCGACCTGGTCGACCTCGACCAGCGGCTCACCAAGACCCTGTCCGGCGGGCAGCGGCGGCGGCTCGACATCGCGCTCGGCCTGATCCACTCGCCGAAGCTGGTCTTCTTCGACGAGCCGACCACCGGCCTCGACCCGCAGAGCCGGGCGAACCTCTGGGAGCACATCCGGCGGCTGCGCGCCGACTACGGCGTGACGCTCTTCCTCACCACGCACTACCTGGACGAGGCCGACTCGCTGTGCGACCGGATCCTGGTGATCGACAACGGTGAGCTCGTCGCCGAGGGCAGCCCCGACTCGCTGAAGTCGCGGGTCTCCGGCGACGGCGTCACCATCGGCGTCACCGCCGGGCACGCCGCCGCGGCCGCGGAGATCGCGGGCAAGCTGGACGGGGCGCACGAGGTCACCGTGCTCACCGGCGTCTCCGAAGTGTCCGAAACCGAGGACACCCTGCGCTTCCGGGTACCGCGCGGCGACACCGCGATGCCCGAGCTGCTGCGGGCGCTGGACTCGGCCGGCATCGGCATGGTGTCCATGCAGGTGCACCGGCCGACCCTGGACGACGTGTTCCTGACCCTGACCGGCCGCACCCTTCGCGACGCCGAAGCGGGCTCCGGGAAGCCGGCCGAAGAGGAGGCTGTCAATGTTGCGTGA
- a CDS encoding serine/threonine-protein kinase, translating into MSDFASSLLSFAHQLFGPGFCFGDWVWATSAAGALIALFPVLGAVIVAIIRKGTGNTYRGPALAAIAAIGIISVLVLPWLLTNGVSGAFRAAFAGQETGLSSSELSSLDQDYCSFIGNQKTYLGGGQNVYETLFYPSGNKLAYGFYLIALLALPGLSLLFIMLQARTAMRRGPKWPTRFFWISFVAFVLFSAGMQANVAVHMWLGFLPISVLGIVAVALVGPPAWSTVSRSERPPPKPEPKLEPYQPPPPEPKPYQPTALAEEPPPALAAAPGPVPVPPGSGAAGSSRYRRVRRLGHGGFGTVWEAVDNQLGRSVALKIAHAPDQDTAQRMEREARALAVVNHPNCVRVYDLVEEPDGLALVMEYLEGRALATAVDNEGPLDDVAAGRLWATMAGALAAAHEKGVLHRDVKPSNVILDPNGLAHLIDFGIARSKGDSTMTATGMMVGTPDFVAPEQAAGAPASPASDAWQLAATVSYALSGYPPRGTRETPMAALMAAARAEPATKLPQQTAHARLLAASLDNDPRKRPTLNAVRREVEGWLARAGMSPDGPVTRMIKPPGSATQVRPPHPPSATQVRPPQPPPNATRVQHPPRNPPRY; encoded by the coding sequence GTGAGCGATTTCGCGAGTTCGTTGCTGTCCTTCGCGCACCAGCTGTTCGGGCCGGGTTTCTGCTTCGGCGACTGGGTGTGGGCGACCAGCGCGGCCGGTGCGCTGATCGCGCTGTTCCCGGTGCTCGGCGCGGTCATCGTGGCGATCATCCGCAAGGGCACCGGCAACACCTACCGCGGTCCCGCGCTGGCGGCGATAGCGGCCATCGGCATCATCTCCGTGCTGGTGCTGCCCTGGCTGCTGACGAACGGGGTCTCCGGCGCCTTCCGGGCCGCCTTCGCCGGCCAGGAGACCGGGCTGTCCTCGTCCGAGCTGAGCTCGCTGGACCAGGACTACTGCAGCTTCATCGGCAACCAGAAGACCTACCTCGGCGGCGGCCAGAACGTCTACGAGACGCTGTTCTACCCGTCTGGCAACAAGCTCGCCTACGGGTTCTACCTGATCGCGCTGCTGGCGCTGCCGGGGCTGTCGCTGCTGTTCATCATGTTGCAGGCCCGCACCGCGATGCGTCGCGGACCGAAGTGGCCGACCCGTTTCTTCTGGATTTCGTTCGTCGCCTTCGTCCTCTTCTCCGCCGGGATGCAGGCGAACGTAGCGGTGCACATGTGGCTCGGCTTCCTGCCGATCAGCGTGCTCGGCATCGTGGCGGTGGCGCTGGTCGGGCCGCCGGCCTGGTCCACGGTCAGCCGGTCCGAACGCCCGCCGCCGAAGCCGGAGCCGAAACTCGAGCCCTACCAGCCACCACCGCCAGAGCCGAAGCCGTATCAGCCGACCGCGCTGGCCGAGGAGCCGCCGCCGGCGCTGGCCGCGGCGCCTGGCCCGGTGCCGGTGCCGCCGGGGTCCGGTGCAGCGGGCAGCAGCCGGTACCGCCGGGTGCGCCGGCTCGGCCACGGTGGTTTCGGCACCGTCTGGGAGGCGGTGGACAACCAGCTCGGCCGCTCGGTCGCGCTGAAGATCGCGCACGCCCCGGACCAGGACACCGCGCAGCGGATGGAACGCGAGGCGCGGGCGCTGGCCGTGGTGAACCACCCGAACTGCGTCCGGGTGTACGACCTGGTCGAGGAGCCGGACGGGCTCGCGCTGGTGATGGAGTACCTGGAAGGTCGGGCGCTGGCGACCGCGGTGGACAACGAGGGGCCGCTGGACGACGTGGCGGCCGGGCGGCTGTGGGCGACCATGGCCGGCGCGCTGGCCGCCGCGCACGAGAAGGGCGTGCTGCACCGGGACGTGAAGCCGTCCAACGTGATCCTCGACCCGAACGGGCTGGCGCACCTGATCGACTTCGGCATCGCGCGCAGCAAGGGCGACTCCACGATGACCGCCACCGGCATGATGGTCGGCACCCCGGACTTCGTCGCGCCTGAGCAGGCCGCCGGCGCGCCGGCCAGCCCGGCCTCGGACGCCTGGCAGCTCGCCGCGACGGTCAGCTACGCGCTCTCCGGCTACCCGCCGCGCGGGACGCGGGAGACGCCGATGGCCGCGCTGATGGCCGCGGCCCGCGCCGAACCGGCCACCAAGCTGCCGCAGCAGACCGCGCACGCCCGGCTGCTCGCCGCGTCGCTGGACAACGACCCGCGGAAACGGCCGACCCTGAATGCGGTGCGCCGCGAGGTCGAAGGCTGGCTGGCCAGGGCGGGCATGTCACCGGACGGCCCGGTCACCAGGATGATCAAGCCGCCGGGCAGCGCCACCCAGGTCCGCCCCCCGCACCCGCCGAGCGCGACCCAGGTCCGCCCGCCGCAACCCCCGCCCAACGCCACCCGCGTCCAGCACCCGCCGCGCAACCCGCCTCGTTACTGA
- a CDS encoding aminodeoxychorismate synthase component I yields the protein MRLICRPLPPGGTPEEALLALDGRARRLGLPPPAALTGDWFGARAVLTSSLATETFSTVDDALARPSQQPVVRDLTAGAVGGGWFGYLSYDLTDPSGRRTPLPKAVWGWADHVLRLDAAGQWWFEALVPDGSPAPDELAAELGELLAAPAPPPGRWTPAGLDRPPESGHRAAVVACIAEIGRGELYQANICTRFGGSFDGCPAGLFAEGVRRLRPRRAVHLAGDWGAVVSLSPELFLARQGRQVRSTPIKGTLPRRDAADDHLARRLRESVKDVAENVMITDLVRNDLGRVCEVGSVRVPELLAVRPAPGVWHLHSTVEGRLADGLDDTDLLHATFPPGSVTGAPKIRALSEIAELEHTPRGVYTGAMGLASPIAGLELNVAIRTFELHDGRIWLGVGGGITADSEPAAEWRECLHKAAPLEALLCDPPR from the coding sequence ATGCGACTGATCTGCCGGCCCCTGCCGCCGGGTGGCACCCCGGAGGAGGCGTTGCTGGCCCTCGACGGCAGGGCCCGGCGGCTCGGCCTGCCTCCGCCCGCCGCGCTGACCGGCGACTGGTTCGGCGCACGCGCCGTGCTCACCTCGTCACTGGCCACCGAAACGTTCTCCACTGTGGACGATGCGCTGGCGCGGCCGTCCCAGCAGCCGGTGGTGCGGGATCTCACCGCGGGCGCGGTCGGCGGCGGTTGGTTCGGCTACCTGTCCTACGACCTCACCGACCCCTCCGGACGGCGCACGCCGCTGCCGAAGGCGGTCTGGGGCTGGGCTGATCACGTGCTGCGGCTGGACGCGGCCGGGCAGTGGTGGTTCGAGGCGCTGGTGCCGGACGGTTCGCCCGCACCGGACGAACTCGCCGCCGAACTCGGCGAACTGCTCGCCGCGCCGGCCCCACCGCCGGGACGCTGGACCCCGGCCGGGCTGGACCGGCCGCCCGAGTCCGGGCATCGCGCGGCGGTGGTCGCGTGCATCGCCGAGATCGGGCGCGGGGAGCTGTACCAGGCCAACATCTGCACCCGCTTCGGCGGCTCCTTCGACGGCTGCCCGGCCGGCCTGTTCGCCGAGGGCGTCCGCCGGCTACGCCCACGCCGGGCCGTGCACCTGGCCGGTGACTGGGGCGCGGTTGTCTCCCTGTCCCCGGAGCTCTTCCTTGCCAGACAAGGAAGACAGGTGCGCTCCACACCGATCAAGGGCACCCTGCCGCGCCGGGACGCCGCGGACGACCACCTGGCGCGGCGGTTGCGCGAGTCGGTCAAGGACGTGGCGGAGAACGTGATGATCACCGACCTGGTGCGCAACGACCTCGGCCGGGTCTGCGAGGTGGGCAGCGTGCGGGTGCCCGAGCTGCTCGCCGTCCGGCCGGCGCCAGGGGTCTGGCACCTGCATTCCACTGTGGAGGGACGGCTGGCCGACGGGCTGGACGACACCGACCTGCTGCACGCGACCTTTCCGCCGGGTTCGGTCACCGGTGCGCCGAAGATCCGCGCGCTGTCCGAGATCGCCGAGCTGGAGCACACCCCGCGCGGGGTGTACACCGGCGCGATGGGCCTGGCCTCGCCGATCGCCGGCCTGGAGCTCAACGTCGCGATCCGCACCTTCGAGCTGCACGACGGGCGGATCTGGCTCGGAGTCGGCGGCGGGATCACCGCCGACTCCGAGCCGGCCGCCGAATGGCGAGAGTGCCTGCACAAGGCCGCGCCGCTGGAGGCGCTGCTCTGCGACCCGCCGCGCTGA
- a CDS encoding glycoside hydrolase family 25 protein has product MQEPEPERGINLSLHETVDDWTAVRASTVLFASITVTESTNWTDSAAAKQLMEAQRAGLRAGVRHYARPGAVQDQAAHCVRTGKRLGAFQPGSLAPALEVEAEGVDDRFIKSWIKAVRHASGLRRVLVYADQEYWKQRLHPDKWADSEVVLWLTNHNGIPGRPGWFHPRLGVHQHDNQAGVPGVRGPIGQDSLVYPFNLTDLLL; this is encoded by the coding sequence ATGCAGGAGCCGGAACCCGAGCGCGGGATAAACCTGTCCTTGCACGAGACCGTGGACGACTGGACCGCGGTCCGGGCGAGCACGGTCCTTTTCGCGTCCATCACCGTCACCGAGAGCACCAACTGGACCGATTCCGCAGCCGCCAAACAACTGATGGAGGCGCAGCGCGCCGGGCTGCGCGCCGGAGTCCGGCACTACGCCAGGCCCGGCGCCGTGCAGGACCAGGCCGCGCACTGCGTGCGCACCGGCAAGCGGCTCGGCGCGTTCCAGCCCGGCTCGCTGGCGCCGGCGCTGGAGGTCGAGGCCGAAGGCGTGGACGACCGGTTCATCAAGTCCTGGATCAAGGCGGTGCGGCACGCGTCCGGGCTGAGGCGGGTGCTGGTCTACGCGGACCAGGAGTACTGGAAACAACGGTTGCACCCGGACAAGTGGGCGGACAGCGAAGTGGTGCTGTGGCTGACCAACCACAACGGAATCCCGGGCAGGCCGGGCTGGTTCCACCCCCGGCTCGGGGTGCACCAGCACGACAACCAGGCCGGCGTGCCGGGGGTGCGCGGGCCGATCGGCCAGGACTCGCTGGTCTACCCGTTCAACCTCACCGATCTCCTGCTCTGA
- a CDS encoding ABC transporter permease — protein MLRDIWLIFKRDMTLSLRNPAWIMIGIMQPVLYLFLFGPLMEKVVQNTPGFPPGNGWMVLTPALIVQLALFGSSFVGFGLLAEYRNGVVERLRVTPVSRVALLLGKVFANALQAVVQAILIIVLALLIFDLDAPFGGMVLSLVIAALLAITLASASYALALTLKSEEAFPALLNAVLMPVLLLSGILIPITTGLAPAWLYNISRINPFSHVVEAERSAFRGDLTMDSLFTGSVVLVVLTVLAVWWGARTFQRENA, from the coding sequence ATGTTGCGTGACATCTGGCTGATCTTCAAACGGGACATGACGCTGTCGCTGCGCAACCCGGCCTGGATCATGATCGGCATCATGCAGCCGGTGCTGTACCTGTTCCTCTTCGGTCCACTGATGGAGAAGGTCGTACAGAACACCCCGGGTTTCCCGCCCGGCAACGGCTGGATGGTGCTGACCCCGGCGCTGATCGTGCAGCTGGCCCTGTTCGGCAGCTCGTTCGTCGGCTTCGGCCTGCTCGCCGAGTACCGCAACGGGGTGGTGGAACGGTTGCGGGTGACCCCGGTCAGCCGGGTGGCCCTGCTGCTCGGCAAGGTGTTCGCCAACGCGCTGCAGGCCGTGGTGCAGGCCATCCTGATCATCGTGCTGGCCCTGCTGATCTTCGATCTGGACGCGCCTTTCGGCGGGATGGTGCTCAGCCTGGTGATCGCCGCACTACTGGCGATCACGCTCGCTTCGGCGTCCTATGCGCTGGCGCTGACGTTGAAGAGCGAAGAAGCCTTTCCCGCTTTGCTCAACGCGGTGCTGATGCCGGTGCTGCTGCTTTCCGGCATTCTGATCCCGATCACCACCGGGCTGGCGCCGGCCTGGTTGTACAACATTTCCCGGATCAATCCGTTCTCCCACGTGGTGGAGGCGGAACGCTCGGCCTTCCGCGGCGACCTGACGATGGACTCCCTGTTCACCGGCAGCGTGGTGCTGGTCGTGCTGACCGTGCTCGCAGTCTGGTGGGGAGCTAGAACGTTCCAACGCGAGAACGCCTGA
- a CDS encoding dolichyl-phosphate-mannose--protein mannosyltransferase, whose protein sequence is MTALLSRPHPDDAVESVRPPTDRETTLLGRPMPTDRLRGWLVTLVLTVIGGIVRLQNLGFPTDKGAPVFDEKHYVPQAWQVLRNGGYEDNYGFELVVHPPLAKQLIAVGEWLFGYNGWGWRFTAALAGTVIILLTIRIARRLTRSTLLGGLAGVLVICDGVLHVQSRMGMLDIFIALFALAAFACLLIDRDQVRERLALAVREGWADESLYGPKLGFRWWRFAGGLMIGCSFAIKWSGLYYIAAFGLLCVAFDVAARRAAGVEHPWLGTLRRDVLPALWALLMIPFLIYLGSWWAWFASETATDRNYVEIKNVASGFFGWVPPALRSLADYSANVLHFHETLLTPKGDPHPWESKPWTWPMGLRPMLYYIETGEAATGCGGQQCVRATMLVGTPAMWWLALPMLGWGIWRWIFRSDWRYAAVMVGYLAGLLPWFLNLDRQMYFFYATPMAPFLVLGLTLVLGQVLGSARRGFERRGTGLLVVALYIGLVVANFAWLWPILNGDSITNDHWQSELWLPSWR, encoded by the coding sequence GTGACCGCACTGCTGAGCCGCCCGCACCCGGACGACGCGGTCGAGTCAGTGCGCCCGCCGACCGATCGCGAAACCACCCTGCTGGGCAGGCCGATGCCGACCGACCGGCTGCGGGGCTGGCTGGTCACGCTGGTGCTCACCGTGATCGGCGGCATCGTCCGGCTGCAGAACCTCGGCTTCCCCACCGACAAGGGCGCGCCGGTCTTCGACGAGAAGCACTACGTGCCGCAGGCCTGGCAGGTGCTGCGCAACGGCGGCTACGAGGACAACTACGGCTTCGAACTGGTGGTGCACCCGCCGCTGGCCAAACAGCTGATCGCGGTCGGCGAGTGGCTGTTCGGCTACAACGGCTGGGGCTGGCGGTTCACCGCCGCGCTGGCCGGCACCGTGATCATCCTGCTGACCATCCGGATCGCCCGCCGGCTGACCAGGTCCACCCTGCTCGGCGGGCTGGCCGGGGTGCTGGTGATCTGCGACGGCGTGCTGCACGTGCAGTCCAGGATGGGCATGCTGGACATCTTCATCGCGCTGTTCGCACTGGCCGCCTTCGCCTGCCTGCTGATCGACCGCGATCAGGTCCGCGAACGGCTCGCGCTGGCGGTGCGCGAAGGCTGGGCGGACGAGTCGCTGTACGGGCCGAAGCTCGGCTTCCGCTGGTGGCGGTTCGCCGGCGGGCTGATGATCGGCTGCTCGTTCGCGATCAAGTGGTCCGGGCTCTACTACATCGCTGCGTTCGGTCTGCTCTGCGTGGCCTTCGACGTGGCGGCCCGCCGGGCGGCCGGGGTGGAGCACCCCTGGCTCGGCACGCTGCGCCGGGACGTGCTGCCCGCGCTGTGGGCGCTGCTGATGATCCCGTTCCTGATCTACCTCGGCTCGTGGTGGGCCTGGTTCGCCAGCGAGACGGCAACCGACCGGAACTACGTGGAGATCAAGAACGTCGCCTCCGGGTTCTTCGGCTGGGTGCCGCCCGCGCTGCGCTCACTGGCCGACTATTCGGCGAACGTGCTGCACTTCCACGAAACCCTGCTCACGCCGAAGGGCGACCCCCACCCCTGGGAGTCGAAGCCGTGGACCTGGCCGATGGGCCTGCGACCGATGCTCTACTACATCGAGACCGGTGAGGCGGCGACCGGCTGCGGCGGGCAGCAGTGCGTCCGGGCGACCATGCTGGTCGGCACCCCGGCGATGTGGTGGCTGGCGCTGCCGATGCTCGGCTGGGGGATCTGGCGCTGGATCTTCCGCTCGGACTGGCGCTACGCGGCGGTCATGGTCGGCTACCTGGCCGGCCTGCTGCCCTGGTTCCTGAACCTGGACCGGCAGATGTACTTCTTCTACGCCACGCCGATGGCGCCATTCCTGGTGCTCGGGCTGACCCTGGTGCTCGGCCAGGTGCTCGGCAGCGCGCGCCGCGGGTTCGAACGAAGGGGCACCGGGCTGCTGGTGGTCGCGCTGTACATCGGGCTGGTGGTGGCCAACTTCGCCTGGCTGTGGCCGATCCTCAACGGCGACTCCATCACCAACGACCACTGGCAGTCCGAACTCTGGCTACCTTCCTGGCGCTGA